GCGGAACATAAGGTTATAAACTGTTTTGAGCACGAAGAGGAGTTGACCGTATCAAATGTCCAGAAGTATAGGACGCTTCACCCCAGATGCGGAACAAGTTATTTGTTCTTTATCGTTTTAGTCTCAGTCTTACTATTTTCAATGGTGGACTGGAGCGAAGTCTGGTATTTAAAGTATGGACTTAGGATATTGCTTTTGCCTCTTGTTGCCGGACTATCATACGAACTTTTAAAATTTCTTGCCAAAAAAGACAATTGGATTGCCAAAATCATCGGTTTTCCGGGACTAATGCTTCAAAAGATTACGACAAAACCGCCTGAAGACAATATGGTCGAAGTAGCTATTGTTGCTTTTAAGATTGCTTTAGGTGAAGAGCAGGAAAAAGTAGACGAATTAATCAAACAGTATGACAGGTCAAAGCCTGCTAAAGAGACCGAAGAAGAAAAAGAAGAAGATTTAGAAGAACTAAAGGAACTAAATGTTCTGCAATAATTATAAAAACAAAACCAGGATAGAAGCGTTCAGGGAATTAAAGCGAGTATTTAAAAAGGCAAACATTAAGGACAATGAGACAAAGGCCAAGCTTTTATTGTCAAACGCCGTTGGCTTAAGTGCGGGCGATATGTTTTTAAATGGGGATACCCTCCTTTCGCGCGCTCAAAGTTCTTTTATAAAAACAAGTTTTAAAAAAATATTAAAAGGTATGCCTTTTCAATATGCCATTAAATCGGCTGATTTTTACGGGTTTAAATTTTACGTGGATAAAAGGGTATTGATACCTCGCTTTGAAACGGAATTTTTGGTTAAAGAAGCTATTTTAAGCTTAAAACAAAATAAAAAAGATGTGCTCGACATTTGTACAGGGAGCGGTTGCATTGCTATAAGCGTTAAAGAGTCCCTCCCTTATGTAAAAGTAACTGCCAGTGATATATCAAAAAGAGCATTGAAAGTTGCTAAAAAGAATGCTAAAGACATTTTAGGAAAAGATAGCATCTCCTTTATAAAAAGCGATATGTTTAATAATATAAAAGGCAAGTTTGACGTAATAACAGCGAACCCTCCTTATGTATGTGAAAGCGAATATTTGGGCCTGGACCCGTATGTCACGGACTATGAACCAAAGGGAGCGCTTTTGGGCGGGGAAGACGGGCTTTTTTATTATAAGATTATAGCAAGAGATGCAAGAAAACATTTAAAAGAAAATGGCGTGCTTATAATTGAGGTAGGATACGGGCAAAAAGACAGTATAAATGAGATTTTTTCATCATACTTTAAAAACGTTAAGTGGATAAAGGATTTTTCAGATATAGACAGGGTTGCAGTTTTCAAAGGAAAGGATTGACTAAATGTTAGATAAATTAAACGGCATAAAATCAAGATACGAGGAATTGACAAAAGAGCTTTCTAAAAATGAAGTAATAACTAATCAGGAACTATATAAAAAACTAGCATGCGAGCATGCTAATCTTGAAGAGGTCTTTTTAGCATACCAAGAATATTTGAAAAACGAAGAAGAAATTTCCGGAGCAAACGAGCTTTTGAATTCCGACGATGACGACTTTAAAAACATGGCAAAAGACGAACTTGCAAAGCTTACTAAAGAAAAGGAAAAGATGACAGAGAATTTAAAAGTCCTTTTACTTCCAAAGGATGAAAACGATACAAAAAACGTTATACTTGAGATCCGTGCAGGAACAGGCGGTGATGAAGCCGCGCTTTTCGGGATGGATCTACTCAGGATGTATACGAGGTATGCAGAGAGACATGGTTTTAAAACGGAAATATTAACGGGCAACTTTACTGAGCTAAATGGAGTTAAGGAAGTAGTTATGTCTATTTCCGGGCGCGGAGTCTATTCAAGGCTTAAATATGAAAGCGGCGTACACAGGGTCCAGCGCGTACCGGAGACGGAATCCAGCGGAAGGATACATACTTCTGCGGCCACCGTTGCTATACTTCCAGAAGCAGAAGAAGTTGACGTTGCAATAGGGCCTAATGACCTCAGGATAGATGTTTTCAGAGCCGGAGGGCATGGAGGGCAGTGCGTCAATACAACGGATTCTGCAGTCAGGATAACCCATTTGCCGACCGGGCTGGTAGTTACATGCCAGGATGAAAAATCCCAGCTTAAAAACAAAGAAAAAGCTATGAAAGTCTTAGTATCCAGATTATACGATTTGATGAAGACAGAGAAAGACAAGCAATATTCCGAGGAAAGAAAAACTTTAGTTGGCAGCGGAGACAGGAGCGAGAGGATTCGCACATATAATTTTCCGCAGGGTAGGGTTACAGACCACCGTACGGGAATGACGCTATATAAACTCGATATGTTTTTAGACGGAGATTTAGACGAGATAATAGATGGGCTCATATTAAAAGACAG
The DNA window shown above is from Eubacteriales bacterium and carries:
- the prmC gene encoding peptide chain release factor N(5)-glutamine methyltransferase, which gives rise to MFCNNYKNKTRIEAFRELKRVFKKANIKDNETKAKLLLSNAVGLSAGDMFLNGDTLLSRAQSSFIKTSFKKILKGMPFQYAIKSADFYGFKFYVDKRVLIPRFETEFLVKEAILSLKQNKKDVLDICTGSGCIAISVKESLPYVKVTASDISKRALKVAKKNAKDILGKDSISFIKSDMFNNIKGKFDVITANPPYVCESEYLGLDPYVTDYEPKGALLGGEDGLFYYKIIARDARKHLKENGVLIIEVGYGQKDSINEIFSSYFKNVKWIKDFSDIDRVAVFKGKD
- the prfA gene encoding peptide chain release factor 1, which gives rise to MLDKLNGIKSRYEELTKELSKNEVITNQELYKKLACEHANLEEVFLAYQEYLKNEEEISGANELLNSDDDDFKNMAKDELAKLTKEKEKMTENLKVLLLPKDENDTKNVILEIRAGTGGDEAALFGMDLLRMYTRYAERHGFKTEILTGNFTELNGVKEVVMSISGRGVYSRLKYESGVHRVQRVPETESSGRIHTSAATVAILPEAEEVDVAIGPNDLRIDVFRAGGHGGQCVNTTDSAVRITHLPTGLVVTCQDEKSQLKNKEKAMKVLVSRLYDLMKTEKDKQYSEERKTLVGSGDRSERIRTYNFPQGRVTDHRTGMTLYKLDMFLDGDLDEIIDGLILKDREQQLSSI